The DNA window AGGCCGACCTGATGCTCGAGCGCCTGGGCTACCACCACTTCACCGTGCCCGCCGCTGGCGAGGTGGTCTATCTGCGTTCGACCGCTAACCTGTCCACCGGCGGCACCGCCACCGACGTGACCGACCTGATCCATCCGGACAACCGCGACATGGCCGTGCGCGCGGTCAGTGCGATCGGCCTGGACGTGGCCGGCGTGGACTTCATCAGCCCGGACATCGGTGAGAGCTACGCGAAGGTGGGCGGGGCGATCTGCGAGGTCAATGCCGCCCCGGGCCTGCGCATGCACGTGGCGCCCAGCGAAGGGCAGCCGCGCGACGTGGGCGGGCCAGTGCTGGACATGCTGTTCCCACCCGGCAGCCCGGCGCGCGTGCCGATCGCGGCGATCACCGGCACCAACGGCAAGACCACCACCGCACGCATGCTGGCGCACATCGCCAAGATGGCCGGACGCACGCCGGGCATGACCACCACCGACGGGGTCTACATCGACGGGCGACGCACCGTGGAAGGCGACATGACCGGCCCGGTCGCCGCGCGCATGGTGCTCGGCGATCCGCAGATCGACATCGCCATCCTGGAGACCGCGCGCGGCGGCCTGCTGCGCGCCGGCCTGGCCGTGCCGGAGGTCAATGTCGGCGCCGTGCTCAACGTGGCATCCGACCACCTGGGGCGGCAAGGCATCGACACCCTGCCCCAGCTGGCGCAGCTCAAGCGCATCGTGGTGGAGGTGGCCCGCGACTGCGCCGTGCTCAACGCCGATGACCCCAACGTGATCCGCATGTCCGCCCACACCGATGCGCGCGCGGTCTGCTACGTCACCACCAATCCCTCGCACGCGCTGGTCCGCGCGCACATCCGCGCCGGCGGCCGCGCCTGCGCGCTGGAGGCCGGCGTCAACGGCCAGATGATCACCCTCTACGACGGCGGTCGGCACATCCCGCTGATGTGGACCCACCTGATCCCGGCCACGCTGGAAGGCCGGGCCACGCACAACGTGTCCAACGCGATGTTCGCCGCGTCCCTGGCCCACGCGCTGGGGTTGAAGCTGGATGCCATCCGCCAGGGGCTGCGCACCTTCGACACGACCTTCTTCCAGGCGCCGGGGCGGATGAACCTGTTCTCCGAGCACCCGTTCAAGGTGTTGATGGACTACGCCCACAACGCGCACGCCGCCAGCGCGATCGCCGCTCTGGCCGGGCGCATGGACGTGAGCGGGCGGCGCATCGTGGTCCTCACCGGACCGGGTGACCGCCGCGACGCGGACCTGGTGGAGATCGCCCGCGCGGTGGCCGGGCGCTTCGACCATTACATCGTGCGCCGCGACGACGCGCTGCGCGGGCGCGGACCGGAGGACGTGCCGCGCATCCTGGCCGAGGCACTGCGCGAGGCCGGCGTGCCCGCCTCGGCCATCGAGGTCATCCCCGACGAGCAACAGGCGGTGGACGCGGCCCTGCGCCTGGGCCGCGCCGGCGACCTGGTCGTGGTGTTCGCCGATGCGCTGGCGCGCACCTGGAAGCAGATCACCAA is part of the Pseudoxanthomonas sp. JBR18 genome and encodes:
- the cphA gene encoding cyanophycin synthetase, which encodes MRILERAVYVGPSLYAHFPVIRLVVDLEALADWSSARLGEEFVTGVLAALPGLGGHGDGHEERGDLAQRMRAGDGVGLGEILAAAAVELQRIAGEDVAFFRSRAIAGTSPPLHEVIYAYAQREEGLAAAALALKLLAGQVPEALRGSEPVAADWQWDTARIDFIRYAQRRAFGPSTAALVKAAEVRGIPWLRLNAQSLIQFGHGRYQQRIQATITGRTSHIAVQLASDKEETNTLLAGLGLPVPRQVLVTNAQGAVRAARQLGGAVVTKPYNGNHGRGISIDLHTPEQVIAGFEAARLHSRSVIVETFIAGDDHRLLVVNGELIAATRRTPGHVVGDGVADIAELVDRVNADPRRGIGHEKVLTQLELDEQADLMLERLGYHHFTVPAAGEVVYLRSTANLSTGGTATDVTDLIHPDNRDMAVRAVSAIGLDVAGVDFISPDIGESYAKVGGAICEVNAAPGLRMHVAPSEGQPRDVGGPVLDMLFPPGSPARVPIAAITGTNGKTTTARMLAHIAKMAGRTPGMTTTDGVYIDGRRTVEGDMTGPVAARMVLGDPQIDIAILETARGGLLRAGLAVPEVNVGAVLNVASDHLGRQGIDTLPQLAQLKRIVVEVARDCAVLNADDPNVIRMSAHTDARAVCYVTTNPSHALVRAHIRAGGRACALEAGVNGQMITLYDGGRHIPLMWTHLIPATLEGRATHNVSNAMFAASLAHALGLKLDAIRQGLRTFDTTFFQAPGRMNLFSEHPFKVLMDYAHNAHAASAIAALAGRMDVSGRRIVVLTGPGDRRDADLVEIARAVAGRFDHYIVRRDDALRGRGPEDVPRILAEALREAGVPASAIEVIPDEQQAVDAALRLGRAGDLVVVFADALARTWKQITKFRPAGAPEAHHTVAVGRDPTHDAGLEPEALPDGVVRDARGLVFARPPGADG